A single region of the Polymorphum gilvum SL003B-26A1 genome encodes:
- a CDS encoding GNAT family N-acetyltransferase, translated as MSDIVDEAPEHFGAREALLDRAFGRARHAKTSERLREGRLPALAFSAVDGEGRLVATVRLWNVATGDGREILLLGPLAVEAACRSDGLGGRLMRHALNRASLAGYGAVILVGDAPYYERFGFSAGPTGALDLPGPVERSRFLGLELRPDALAGACGLIRPSGALAPADRLLAILPETQIVAAQAA; from the coding sequence ATGTCCGACATCGTCGACGAGGCGCCGGAGCACTTCGGCGCCCGTGAGGCGCTGCTCGACCGTGCCTTCGGTCGGGCGCGCCATGCCAAGACCAGCGAGCGGCTGCGGGAAGGACGCCTGCCGGCGCTCGCCTTCAGTGCGGTGGACGGCGAGGGCCGCCTCGTCGCCACCGTGCGGCTGTGGAACGTCGCGACCGGCGACGGCCGAGAGATCCTGCTGCTTGGCCCGCTGGCCGTGGAGGCGGCGTGCCGCAGCGACGGGCTCGGCGGCCGGCTGATGCGGCACGCGCTCAATCGGGCGAGCCTCGCAGGCTACGGCGCGGTGATCCTGGTCGGGGATGCGCCCTATTACGAGCGGTTCGGCTTTTCGGCCGGGCCGACCGGGGCGCTCGACCTGCCGGGGCCGGTGGAGCGGTCGCGTTTCCTCGGCCTGGAACTCCGGCCGGACGCGCTGGCCGGGGCCTGCGGCCTGATCCGTCCGAGCGGGGCGCTTGCCCCCGCCGACCGACTTCTGGCGATCCTGCCCGAGACGCAAATCGTCGCAGCGCAGGCCGCCTGA
- a CDS encoding type III PLP-dependent enzyme, which produces MTERIREFLRRRTEDGPCVVVDLDVVRDNYEAFARALPDTSVYYAVKANPAPEILSLLAELGSSFDCASVGEIEMVLAAGAGAERISYGNTIKKERDIARAFELGVRLFAVDSDAEVDKIARAAPGSKVFCRILCDGVGAEWPLSKKFGCVPEMAPDVLEQAHRSGLVAHGVSFHVGSQQANLGAWDNALATAAAVFRETARRGIELKMVNMGGGFPARYLKDVPGVPAYGQAIFQALSDHFGNRLPETIIEPGRGMVGDAGLIEAEVVLISRKSADDAVRWVYLDIGKFHGLAETMDEAIRYPIRTARDGDETAPCVLAGPTCDSVDVLYEKTPYELPVSLSIGDKVLIEACGAYTTTYSTVGFNGFAPLASYVI; this is translated from the coding sequence ATGACCGAACGTATCCGAGAATTCCTCCGCCGCCGCACCGAAGACGGCCCCTGCGTCGTGGTCGACCTGGACGTGGTGCGCGACAACTACGAAGCCTTCGCCCGCGCCCTGCCGGACACCTCCGTCTATTACGCGGTCAAGGCCAACCCGGCGCCGGAGATCCTGAGCCTGCTCGCCGAGCTCGGCTCGTCCTTCGACTGTGCCTCGGTCGGCGAGATCGAGATGGTGCTCGCCGCCGGTGCGGGCGCCGAGCGCATCTCCTATGGCAACACGATCAAGAAGGAGCGCGACATCGCGCGCGCCTTCGAGCTCGGCGTGCGCCTGTTCGCCGTCGACAGCGACGCCGAGGTCGACAAGATCGCCCGCGCGGCGCCCGGCTCGAAGGTGTTCTGCCGCATCCTGTGCGACGGCGTCGGCGCCGAATGGCCGCTGTCGAAGAAGTTCGGCTGCGTGCCGGAGATGGCGCCGGACGTGCTGGAGCAGGCCCATCGCTCGGGCCTGGTCGCCCACGGCGTGTCGTTCCACGTCGGCTCGCAGCAGGCCAACCTCGGCGCCTGGGACAATGCCCTGGCGACCGCCGCGGCGGTGTTCCGCGAGACCGCGCGGCGCGGCATCGAGCTGAAGATGGTCAACATGGGCGGCGGCTTTCCGGCGCGCTACCTGAAGGACGTGCCGGGCGTGCCGGCCTACGGTCAGGCGATCTTCCAGGCGCTCAGCGACCATTTCGGCAACCGCCTGCCGGAGACGATCATCGAGCCGGGCCGCGGCATGGTCGGCGACGCCGGCCTGATCGAGGCCGAAGTGGTGCTGATCTCGCGGAAGTCGGCCGACGACGCCGTGCGCTGGGTCTATCTGGACATCGGCAAGTTCCATGGCCTCGCAGAGACCATGGACGAGGCGATCCGCTATCCGATCCGCACGGCACGGGACGGCGACGAGACGGCGCCCTGCGTGCTCGCCGGCCCGACCTGCGACAGCGTCGACGTGCTCTACGAGAAGACGCCGTACGAGCTGCCCGTGTCGCTGTCGATCGGGGACAAAGTGCTGATCGAGGCCTGCGGCGCCTACACCACGACCTATTCGACGGTCGGCTTCAACGGCTTCGCGCCGCTGGCGTCCTACGTGATCTGA
- a CDS encoding homospermidine synthase, whose protein sequence is MSEETSATTTAATKSAGKNGPKRTAARKTAAGAKRAGRAPAKAAAAAEPSWPVHGRISGPIVMIGFGSIGRGTLPLIERHFDFDRSRVTVIDPVDADRALVEDRGFRFEKQAITRSNYREVLTPLLTEGSGQGFCVNLSVDTSSLDLMKLCRKLGVLYIDTVVEPWLGFYFAQDVGAADRTNYSLRETVRKERKKNPGGTTAVSCCGANPGMVSWLVKKALVDVATDTGLAFEEPTGRKGWAKLMRKVGVKGVHIAERDTQRAKKPKPMGVFWNTWSVEGFLSEGFQPAELGWGTHETWLPKTARKHKKGCKAAIYLEQAGANTRVRTWCPTPGAQFGYLVTHNEAISIADYFTVKDDKEVVYRPTCHYAYHPCNDAVLSLHELFGAAGRVQPELHVLSEAEIQDGSDELGVLLYGHAKNAYWYGSQLSIEEARRLAPYQNATGLQVSSAVLAGMVWALENPEAGIVEADDMDYRRCLEVQGPYLGPVRGYYTDWTPLDGRPGLFPEDIDESDPWQFRNILEH, encoded by the coding sequence ATGAGCGAGGAAACCTCGGCGACCACGACCGCCGCGACCAAATCCGCCGGCAAGAACGGCCCCAAGCGCACTGCGGCCCGCAAGACCGCCGCCGGCGCGAAGCGCGCAGGGCGGGCGCCCGCCAAGGCGGCTGCAGCGGCCGAGCCGTCCTGGCCGGTCCACGGCCGGATCTCCGGCCCGATCGTGATGATCGGCTTCGGCTCCATCGGCCGCGGCACGCTGCCGCTCATCGAGCGCCATTTCGACTTCGACCGCTCGCGCGTGACGGTGATCGATCCCGTCGACGCCGATCGGGCGCTGGTCGAGGACCGCGGCTTCCGCTTCGAGAAGCAGGCGATCACGCGCAGCAACTATCGCGAGGTGCTGACGCCGCTGCTGACCGAGGGCAGCGGCCAGGGTTTCTGCGTCAACCTGTCGGTCGACACTTCTTCGCTCGACCTCATGAAGCTGTGCCGCAAACTTGGCGTACTCTACATCGACACGGTGGTCGAGCCCTGGCTCGGCTTCTATTTCGCCCAGGACGTCGGCGCGGCCGACCGCACCAACTACAGCCTGCGCGAGACCGTGCGCAAGGAAAGGAAGAAGAATCCCGGCGGCACGACGGCGGTGTCCTGCTGCGGCGCCAATCCGGGCATGGTGTCCTGGCTGGTCAAGAAGGCGCTGGTCGACGTCGCCACCGATACCGGGCTCGCGTTCGAGGAGCCGACCGGCCGCAAGGGCTGGGCCAAGCTGATGAGGAAGGTCGGCGTCAAGGGCGTGCACATCGCCGAGCGCGACACCCAGCGCGCCAAGAAGCCGAAGCCGATGGGCGTGTTCTGGAACACCTGGTCGGTCGAGGGCTTCCTGTCGGAGGGCTTCCAGCCGGCGGAACTGGGTTGGGGCACGCACGAGACGTGGCTGCCGAAGACCGCGCGCAAGCACAAGAAGGGCTGCAAGGCGGCGATCTACCTGGAGCAGGCGGGCGCCAACACGCGCGTGCGCACCTGGTGCCCGACGCCGGGCGCCCAGTTCGGCTACCTGGTCACCCACAACGAGGCGATCTCGATCGCCGATTACTTCACCGTCAAGGACGACAAGGAGGTCGTCTACCGGCCGACCTGCCACTACGCCTATCACCCGTGCAACGACGCGGTGCTGTCGCTGCACGAACTGTTCGGCGCCGCCGGCAGGGTGCAGCCGGAGCTGCACGTGCTGAGCGAGGCGGAGATCCAGGACGGATCCGACGAACTCGGCGTGCTGCTCTATGGCCACGCCAAGAACGCCTACTGGTACGGCTCGCAGCTGTCGATCGAGGAGGCGCGCCGGCTGGCGCCCTACCAGAACGCGACCGGGCTGCAGGTGTCTTCCGCCGTGCTGGCGGGCATGGTCTGGGCGCTGGAGAACCCGGAGGCCGGCATCGTCGAGGCCGACGACATGGACTATCGCCGCTGCCTGGAGGTGCAGGGGCCCTACCTCGGGCCGGTCAGGGGCTACTACACCGACT
- a CDS encoding response regulator, whose protein sequence is MNEPSPHILIVDDHRDIRETLARYLVKNGLRASVAESAAHARKALKAAVIDLVVLDVMMPGEDGLSLCRHLVDNGAIPVILLTAMAEETDRIIGLEIGADDYVTKPFNPRELLARIKAVLRRTATVPRQRDALDGERLRFEGWLLDVPRRELEAPDGVAVPLSTGEFQLLAAFLKRPKMVLTRDQLLDLTTGRAPTVFDRSIDNQVSRLRRKIEADPKDPKLIKTVWGGGYMFTADVREEA, encoded by the coding sequence ATGAACGAGCCCAGCCCCCATATCCTGATCGTCGACGATCATCGCGACATCCGGGAGACGCTCGCCCGCTATCTGGTCAAGAACGGCCTGCGCGCCTCCGTCGCCGAGAGTGCCGCCCACGCGCGCAAGGCGCTCAAGGCCGCGGTCATCGACCTCGTGGTGCTCGACGTCATGATGCCTGGCGAGGACGGCCTGTCGCTGTGCCGCCATCTGGTCGACAACGGCGCGATTCCCGTCATCCTGCTGACCGCCATGGCCGAAGAGACCGACCGCATCATCGGACTGGAGATCGGCGCCGACGACTACGTCACCAAGCCGTTCAACCCGCGCGAGCTGCTGGCCCGCATCAAGGCGGTGCTGCGCCGCACCGCGACGGTGCCCAGGCAGCGCGACGCGCTCGACGGCGAGCGGCTGCGTTTCGAGGGCTGGCTGCTCGACGTGCCGCGCCGCGAATTGGAGGCACCCGATGGCGTCGCCGTACCGCTGTCCACCGGCGAGTTCCAGCTCTTGGCCGCCTTCCTCAAGCGGCCCAAGATGGTGCTCACCCGCGACCAGCTGCTCGACCTGACGACCGGCCGCGCCCCGACCGTGTTCGACCGCTCGATCGACAATCAGGTCAGCCGGCTGCGACGCAAGATCGAGGCTGACCCGAAGGATCCCAAACTCATCAAGACCGTCTGGGGCGGCGGCTACATGTTCACCGCCGACGTCCGGGAAGAAGCGTGA
- a CDS encoding ATP-binding protein, translated as MDRSRLIPRMPRSLGAQLIALLLIALIGTQAIALWLFAGERRTAIFEVVGDAVIVRAASLVPLLETATDDVREQMLRATSSPVTRFWIAPSPAVREPGRSAPERRLGEVLLDELGTERDIRVAVSSKGRMLPALIHAQRRDRSERADEEERGERKLRDKERPERSARIAIDFSVALADGSWLNVTTSHRPPPPGAIQTLLLQIVLMALAIVAIVAFTIRRLTRPLRRLAAAADRLGRGEDMPPLAEEGPQEVRSAIRAFNEMQDRLTRFVRDRTRMLAAISHDLRTPITSLRIRAEFIDDDEDREKMIAILDEMAQMTEATLAFARDEATQEERRSVDLGGLMESIAGDQSDLGRDVEVAARDRVVLACRPVALKRALRNLVENAVRYGTRARIAVRAEGGQAVLTVDDDGPGIADDRLADVFEPFVRLEESRSGETGGIGLGLAIARSIVHAHGGTIALENRPEGGLRATVHLPLGA; from the coding sequence ATGGATCGCTCCCGTCTGATACCCCGGATGCCGCGCAGCCTCGGCGCCCAGCTGATCGCGCTCTTGCTCATTGCCCTGATCGGCACGCAGGCCATCGCGCTGTGGCTGTTCGCCGGCGAGCGGCGCACCGCAATCTTCGAGGTCGTCGGCGACGCCGTGATCGTGCGCGCCGCCTCCCTGGTTCCGCTTCTGGAAACCGCCACGGACGACGTCCGCGAGCAGATGCTTCGAGCCACCAGCAGTCCGGTGACCCGGTTCTGGATCGCGCCGTCGCCTGCCGTGCGCGAACCCGGCCGGTCGGCGCCCGAGCGCCGGCTGGGGGAGGTCCTTCTCGACGAACTGGGGACGGAGCGCGACATCCGCGTCGCCGTGTCCAGCAAGGGACGCATGCTGCCTGCGCTCATCCATGCCCAGCGCCGGGACAGGAGCGAGCGGGCCGACGAGGAGGAGCGCGGCGAGCGGAAGCTTCGGGACAAGGAGCGGCCCGAGCGGAGCGCGCGGATCGCCATCGACTTTTCCGTCGCGCTCGCCGACGGGTCCTGGCTGAACGTGACGACCAGCCACCGGCCGCCGCCACCCGGCGCGATCCAGACCCTGCTTCTGCAGATCGTGCTGATGGCGCTCGCCATCGTCGCCATCGTCGCCTTCACCATCCGCCGCCTCACGCGCCCCTTGCGCCGGCTGGCGGCTGCCGCCGACAGGCTCGGCCGCGGCGAGGACATGCCGCCGCTGGCCGAGGAGGGGCCGCAAGAGGTGCGTAGCGCCATCCGCGCCTTCAACGAGATGCAGGACCGGCTGACCCGCTTCGTGCGCGACCGGACGCGCATGCTGGCAGCGATCAGCCACGACCTGCGCACGCCGATCACCTCGCTGCGCATCCGTGCCGAGTTCATCGACGACGACGAGGACCGCGAGAAGATGATCGCCATCCTGGACGAGATGGCCCAGATGACAGAGGCGACGCTCGCCTTCGCCCGCGACGAGGCGACCCAGGAGGAACGCCGCTCGGTCGACCTCGGCGGCCTCATGGAGAGCATCGCCGGCGACCAGTCCGATCTTGGCCGCGACGTGGAGGTCGCCGCCCGGGACCGTGTCGTGCTTGCCTGCCGGCCGGTCGCCCTGAAGCGCGCCCTGCGCAATCTCGTCGAGAACGCGGTGCGCTACGGCACCAGGGCGCGGATCGCAGTGCGCGCGGAGGGCGGCCAGGCCGTGCTCACCGTCGACGACGACGGACCAGGCATCGCGGACGACCGGCTTGCCGATGTCTTCGAGCCCTTTGTCCGGCTGGAGGAATCACGCAGCGGCGAAACCGGCGGCATCGGACTCGGCCTCGCCATCGCCCGCTCCATCGTCCATGCCCACGGCGGCACGATCGCGCTGGAGAACCGTCCCGAGGGCGGCCTGCGCGCCACCGTGCACCTGCCCCTCGGCGCCTGA
- a CDS encoding EF-hand domain-containing protein has translation MKPLKTIAMAALAASVAGIALTAQADERGGWGGGPGWHGFGAHHMVMGKMQRRGAERLFERFDVNGDGVVTQAEVDERVAARFAEADADSSGGVSLDEFKDHWIAQSRDRMVRGFQRLDRDGDGKVSRAEFDRISDRLFSRLDRDGNGELERVRPGQGPGQGQGMGQGPRQGQGPGQGMGQGMGQGPGQGRGPGMMRADDGDRDTAPRGRGGDGPRRGPGHGPGYGPMAGGMHGFGPGFGAGFGPGFGGIDELFERFDTDGDGKITRQEFDEVRGTLFASADSAGAGAFDLEGFAVLWRDMHDRAMVRMFQSLDADGDLSISSDEHAARTAGMVARMDRNGDGVLTKADLRGGPKGRDGRHHGKHEGKWHGKHHGDHHRGPSGDGPRWRDRSGD, from the coding sequence ATGAAACCGCTCAAGACGATCGCCATGGCCGCGCTGGCGGCCTCCGTGGCGGGCATCGCCCTCACCGCCCAGGCCGACGAGCGCGGCGGCTGGGGCGGCGGTCCCGGCTGGCACGGCTTCGGCGCCCATCACATGGTGATGGGCAAGATGCAGCGGCGCGGCGCCGAACGCCTGTTCGAGCGCTTCGACGTCAACGGCGACGGCGTGGTGACGCAGGCCGAGGTCGACGAACGCGTCGCGGCCCGCTTTGCCGAAGCGGATGCGGACTCCAGCGGCGGCGTCAGCCTCGACGAATTCAAGGACCACTGGATCGCCCAGAGCCGCGATCGCATGGTGCGCGGCTTCCAGCGACTCGACCGCGACGGCGACGGCAAGGTGTCGCGCGCCGAGTTCGACCGCATCTCCGACCGCCTGTTCTCCCGCCTCGACCGCGACGGCAACGGCGAACTGGAACGCGTCCGCCCGGGGCAGGGCCCCGGACAGGGACAGGGTATGGGCCAGGGCCCGAGGCAGGGCCAGGGTCCCGGACAGGGCATGGGCCAGGGTATGGGCCAGGGCCCCGGACAGGGCCGCGGTCCCGGCATGATGCGTGCCGATGACGGCGACCGGGACACCGCGCCGCGCGGCCGCGGGGGCGACGGGCCGCGCAGGGGGCCGGGCCATGGTCCGGGCTATGGGCCAATGGCCGGCGGCATGCACGGATTTGGCCCGGGCTTCGGTGCGGGCTTCGGTCCCGGCTTCGGGGGCATCGACGAGCTGTTCGAGCGCTTCGACACCGACGGCGACGGTAAGATCACCCGCCAGGAGTTCGACGAGGTACGCGGCACGCTGTTCGCCTCGGCGGACAGCGCGGGCGCCGGGGCGTTCGACCTCGAAGGCTTCGCCGTGCTGTGGCGCGACATGCACGACCGGGCCATGGTACGCATGTTCCAGAGCCTCGACGCCGACGGCGACCTGTCGATCAGCAGCGACGAGCATGCGGCCCGCACGGCCGGCATGGTCGCGCGGATGGACCGCAACGGCGACGGCGTGCTGACCAAGGCGGACCTGCGCGGCGGCCCGAAGGGCCGGGACGGCAGGCACCATGGCAAGCATGAGGGCAAGTGGCACGGCAAGCATCACGGCGACCATCACCGCGGCCCCAGCGGCGACGGCCCGCGCTGGCGTGACCGCAGCGGCGACTGA
- a CDS encoding SulP family inorganic anion transporter produces the protein MDMRAQADSLSPRPSFSDLFTPKLVTVLREGYGLARFKADAFAGLTVAIVALPLSMAIAIASGASPGAGIVTAIIGGFLVSALGGSRFQVGGPAGAFIVLVAANIARHGYDGMLLATFMAGLILTAIGFLRLGTYIKYIPHPVTVGFTAGIGVIIFASQIKDLLGLVLSGAEPGPILEKLPALTAALPTVNPAAVGLAIATVAIILGLRRVRPHWPGMLIAVAATAVAAALLGLPVETIQTRFGGISGSLPLPSLPAVSFEKVLAVLPDAIAFALLGAIESLLSAVVADGMTGRRHRSNCELVAQGVANMASALFGGICVTGTIARTATNVRAGAHGPIAGMLHAVFLLVFLVVAAPLAGYIPLATLAGVLAVVAWNMMEKHAITTLFRTSRADAVVFLATFLLTVFRDLTEAILIGVVMGAAIFIDRMAKMISVEQHRAFVEADKADDSNGGRTAFDPGLASDPDVVVYRISGAFFFGSAATVGAVLDRIADQHKALVLDFSAVALLDSTAATTMAGVARKTSGRNVALYIVGATPRIRHELQTHGLGSGAARYFAHLDDALAAHRATA, from the coding sequence ATGGACATGCGCGCACAGGCAGATTCCCTGTCTCCCCGTCCGAGCTTCTCGGACCTGTTTACACCGAAGCTGGTCACCGTGCTGCGGGAGGGCTACGGCCTCGCCCGTTTCAAGGCCGACGCCTTCGCCGGACTGACCGTTGCCATCGTCGCCCTGCCGCTGTCGATGGCCATCGCCATCGCCTCCGGCGCCAGCCCCGGCGCCGGCATCGTGACGGCGATCATCGGCGGCTTCCTCGTTTCCGCCCTCGGCGGCAGCCGCTTCCAGGTCGGCGGACCGGCCGGCGCCTTCATCGTGCTGGTCGCCGCCAACATCGCCCGGCACGGCTACGACGGCATGCTTCTGGCCACCTTCATGGCCGGCCTGATCCTCACCGCCATCGGCTTCCTGCGGCTCGGAACCTACATCAAATACATCCCCCATCCGGTCACGGTCGGTTTCACCGCGGGCATCGGCGTGATCATTTTCGCAAGCCAGATCAAGGACCTGCTCGGCCTCGTTCTGTCCGGAGCCGAGCCCGGCCCGATCCTCGAGAAGCTCCCGGCGCTAACCGCCGCCCTGCCGACCGTCAACCCGGCCGCTGTCGGGCTTGCGATCGCAACCGTCGCCATCATCCTGGGGCTGCGCCGGGTGCGACCGCATTGGCCGGGCATGCTGATCGCCGTCGCCGCCACCGCCGTCGCGGCCGCGCTGCTCGGTCTGCCGGTCGAGACCATCCAGACGCGCTTCGGCGGCATTTCCGGCAGCCTTCCCCTGCCGTCGCTGCCGGCGGTGTCGTTCGAAAAGGTCCTGGCGGTGCTGCCCGACGCCATCGCCTTCGCCCTGCTCGGGGCGATCGAATCGCTGCTGTCGGCGGTGGTCGCCGACGGCATGACCGGCCGCCGCCACCGCTCGAATTGCGAACTGGTCGCGCAGGGCGTGGCCAACATGGCCAGCGCCCTGTTCGGCGGCATCTGCGTCACCGGCACCATCGCGCGGACCGCCACCAATGTGCGCGCCGGCGCCCACGGGCCGATCGCGGGCATGCTGCATGCGGTGTTCCTGCTGGTGTTCCTCGTCGTCGCGGCGCCGCTCGCCGGCTACATCCCGCTCGCCACGCTCGCCGGCGTGCTGGCGGTGGTCGCCTGGAACATGATGGAAAAGCACGCCATCACAACGCTGTTCCGCACCTCGCGCGCCGATGCCGTCGTCTTCCTGGCGACCTTCCTGCTGACCGTGTTCCGCGACCTCACCGAAGCCATCCTCATCGGCGTGGTGATGGGTGCTGCGATCTTCATCGACCGTATGGCGAAGATGATCTCCGTCGAGCAGCACCGCGCCTTCGTCGAGGCGGACAAGGCCGACGACAGCAACGGCGGCCGCACGGCGTTCGATCCCGGCCTCGCCTCCGACCCGGACGTCGTCGTCTACCGCATCTCGGGTGCGTTCTTCTTCGGTTCGGCGGCAACCGTCGGCGCGGTGCTCGACCGCATCGCGGACCAGCACAAGGCCCTCGTACTCGACTTCTCCGCCGTCGCCCTGCTCGATTCGACTGCGGCGACGACCATGGCCGGGGTCGCCCGCAAGACCTCGGGCAGGAACGTCGCCCTCTACATCGTCGGCGCCACGCCGCGGATCCGGCACGAGCTGCAGACCCATGGCCTGGGGTCGGGTGCGGCGCGCTATTTCGCGCATCTCGACGACGCGCTCGCCGCCCATCGCGCCACCGCCTGA
- a CDS encoding helix-turn-helix domain-containing protein encodes MITAGQVRAARALLGIDQKTLAALAGVSVPTIQRMEASDGTVRGVVDTLTKVVAALEAAGIELIGDNARSETGGRGVRLKSQPSD; translated from the coding sequence ATGATCACAGCAGGCCAAGTCCGCGCCGCCCGCGCGCTCCTGGGGATCGACCAGAAGACCCTCGCCGCCCTCGCCGGCGTTTCCGTGCCTACAATCCAGCGCATGGAGGCCAGCGACGGCACGGTGCGGGGCGTGGTCGACACGCTGACCAAGGTGGTCGCTGCGCTCGAGGCGGCCGGAATCGAACTCATCGGCGACAACGCCCGCAGCGAAACCGGCGGCCGCGGCGTTCGGCTCAAGTCACAGCCGTCGGATTAA
- a CDS encoding (R)-mandelonitrile lyase: MDIHRAGSRPTGRANLAYFTGTVWQDPIIESPPPARAVALRVAFEPGARTNWHTHPFGQTIHVLSGVGRAQVWGGPVREIRPGDTVWFAAGEKHWHGAAPDSQMVHLAIQEALDGRTADWLEPVSEADYDGRPQDGVD; this comes from the coding sequence ATGGACATCCATCGCGCCGGAAGCCGTCCGACCGGACGCGCCAATCTGGCCTATTTCACCGGCACGGTGTGGCAGGACCCGATCATCGAGTCGCCGCCGCCGGCGCGCGCGGTCGCCCTGCGCGTCGCCTTCGAGCCGGGCGCGCGGACCAACTGGCACACGCATCCCTTCGGCCAGACCATCCATGTCCTGTCGGGCGTCGGCCGGGCCCAGGTCTGGGGCGGGCCGGTGCGCGAGATCCGGCCCGGCGACACGGTCTGGTTCGCGGCCGGCGAGAAGCACTGGCACGGCGCGGCGCCGGACAGCCAGATGGTCCACCTGGCGATCCAGGAAGCCCTCGACGGCAGGACAGCCGACTGGCTGGAGCCGGTGTCGGAAGCCGACTATGATGGCAGGCCGCAGGACGGCGTGGACTGA